A window of Calliopsis andreniformis isolate RMS-2024a chromosome 3, iyCalAndr_principal, whole genome shotgun sequence contains these coding sequences:
- the Burs gene encoding cuticle-tanning hormone bursicon, whose protein sequence is MYIFMIFLSSIVFISTNSTIAQIIDDESCETLQSEVHIIKDEYDEIGRLKRTCSEDIPVTKCEGFCSSQVQPSVASTTGFSKECYCCRESYLKERLITLRHCYDADGIKLVNEEDGIMEIKIREPAECKCIKCGVDECQATPVIHFLQYPGCVPKPIPSYACRGRCSSYLQVSGSKIWQMERSCMCCQESGEREASVSLFCPRAKPGEKKFRKVITKAPLECMCRPCTSVEEYAIIPQEIAGFADEGPFTTSAHFRRSSDLQ, encoded by the exons ATGTACATATTTATGATATTCTTGTCATCGATTGTATTCATTTCTACTAACAGTACAATTGCTCAAATAATAGatgatgaaagctgtgaaacacTACAGTCAGAAGTACATATTATAAAGg ATGAATATGACGAAATAGGACGTTTAAAAAGAACATGTAGCGAAGATATACCTGTTACAAAATGTGAAGGATTCTGTAGTTCTCAAGTACAACCAAGTGTTGCTAGTACTACAGGTTTTTCAAAG GAATGCTACTGCTGTCGTGAGAGTTACTTAAAGGAAAGGCTTATTACTTTACGCCACTGTTATGATGCGGATGGAATAAAATTAGTTAATGAAGAAGATGGAATAATGGAAATTAAAATACGGGAACCAGCAGAATGTAAATGTATTAAATGTG GAGTCGATGAATGCCAGGCAACCCCGGTCATTCACTTTCTGCAATATCCAGGATGTGTTCCAAAACCAATTCCCAGTTATGCATGTAGAGGACGCTGCAGCAGTTATCTAcag GTGTCCGGATCAAAAATTTGGCAAATGGAGAGGAGTTGCATGTGTTGTCAAGAAAGCGGTGAGAGGGAGGCCAGTGTATCCCTATTTTGTCCGAGGGCCAAACCAGGCGAAAAGAAATTCCGAAAG GTAATTACCAAGGCTCCTTTGGAATGTATGTGTCGGCCGTGCACCAGCGTTGAAGAATACGCAATTATTCCTCAAGAGATTGCTGGATTCGCTGATGAAGGTCCATTTACGACATCTGCCCATTTTAGAAGATCATCTGATCTACAGTAA
- the LOC143177586 gene encoding G patch domain-containing protein 11 — protein sequence MSDDEDYMSDKFLQGSEKSTSSSLIYKYADKRKFELMKKKTETDTKLKENSIKNIEHEKREAGLSSAITSANKGFEMLMKMGYKPGQGIGKTESGITEPLGLEVKLNRHGLGKNTNKKETKAKASSVNDKLDNRSMTDYRGRMAQKKAEQLLKADLHKSQKICEQLDKQQNIEEPMESWFWLPQETEQEEEEDDEEEDDSEDEDIPINEKLEILTKYLRKKYFYCIWCGVAYQDEDDLRDNCPGWTRNEH from the exons ATGTCAGATGATGAAGATTATATGTCAGATAAATTTTTGCAAGGAAGTGAGAAATCTACTTCCTCAAGTCTTATATACAAATATGCTGATAAAAGAAAATTTGAGCTCATGAAAAAGAAAACTGAGACTGATACAAAGTTAAAAGAAAATtcgataaaaaatattgaacatGAGAAAAGAGAAGCAGGTTTATCATCAGCAATTACAAGTGCTAACAAAG GTTTTGAAATGCTTATGAAAATGGGGTACAAGCCAGGCCAAGGAATAGGTAAAACAGAATCAGGAATAACTGAGCCACTTGGTCTTGAAGTGAAGTTAAATAGACATGGTTTAGGGAAAAACACTAACAAAAAGGAAACAAAAGCTAAAGCCAGTTCAGTTAATGATAAACTAGATAATAGAAGCATGACAGATTATCGGGGCAGAATGGCACAGAAAAAAGCAGAACAATTACTGAAAGCAGATCTGCATAAAAGTCAGAAAATTTGTGAACAACTAGATAAACAACAGAACATAGAAGAACCTATGGAAAGTTGGTTTTGGTTGCCTCAAGAGACAgaacaagaagaagaagaagatgatGAAGAAGAGGATGATAGTGAAGATGAGGATATTCCTATTAATGAAAAGTTGGAAATTCTTACAAagtatttaagaaaaaaatatttttactgtatttggtgTGGAGTAGCATACCAAGATGAAGATGACTTAAGAGATAACTGCCCAGGATGGACAAGAAATGAACATTAA
- the Slmap gene encoding sarcolemma associated protein — protein MVVASGGWVQNASFPASQNNSNLNINAAQNNKMTAKAVLICRDNSHPFEERTLTLEQPVKIGRSVARARANPDNAIFDCKVLSRNHALLSYTGGKFYLQDTCSSNGTFVNNQRLSAAGLESILKEVCSGDIVQFGVDVIESTKKVTHGCIVATLKLYLPDGKEAKAGLSTSVASPINNVTLEDLYKLNQVMQEVSRREKALYSKLGYLQQLVANTQKAANQSWKASIAEDRLLSWVETIESQLAVYSKNYTEDKIRNELVKLHEEKANYQNAAKEALQKVLQEKLEVSQRLVQLEGRLSETEEECQSLHNVAKYTQTELQELSSKYTEAQKKLQETTNKLIECEEKMNDMIQNAEQEKQELLKRLEDQSKVEKNLQARLRDSRLNTVNIYKQITALRNYMQILQDMNSKLGMGDVMDIKGEENPIEAINTILNKLNSIHIDNMEIDSETNLYPSKGEQDNQINSQDIDSNQLTNSDVPFLKEQLDDVLVNHDNITEYILPPPSRRTLINGNVNIDNSDINSESDTNSDATDDIFSISSDGMSEVSIIEIKQKEVPYKMEVRFACEENDKQLELSQQLQAVQKAKENEEIEVIVESTNNVKSLNESVEIDQLEKKDETGKDSSELTEECEEEHLEGEYVKTLKPLSKSDTQQSLHAREFVLQTFIGSMDSLKVEDNLESQQAVRKELENLKDWLICEPHEEIIEKLKELYYRAKNESQRIQELHEELVILKEKYSAFVEEKAELSKKYTTLEAQCGDLLNTAYTVPIHYVAPIVIMLIWMLLEKIF, from the coding sequence atggttgTAGCCAGTGGTGGGTGGGTACAAAATGCCAGTTTCCCTGCCAgtcagaataattccaacctgaaTATAAACGCTGCGCAAAACAACAAGATGACAGCTAAAGCTGTCTTGATTTGCCGTGACAATTCTCATCCTTTTGAAGAACGTACCTTAACATTGGAGCAACCTGTTAAAATAGGTCGTTCTGTGGCTAGAGCTAGAGCTAATCCGGATAATGCGATCTTTGATTGCAAAGTATTATCTAGAAATCATGCGTTACTATCTTACACTGGTGGGAAGTTTTACTTGCAAGATACATGTAGTAGTAATGGAACGTTTGTTAATAATCAGAGACTCAGTGCTGCTGGTTTAGAATCGATACTTAAGGAGGTATGCTCAGGTGATATAGTGCAATTTGGAGTAGACGTGATAGAAAGTACAAAGAAAGTCACGCATGGATGTATAGTTGCAACGTTAAAGTTATATTTGCCAGATGGTAAAGAAGCTAAAGCTGGTCTTAGTACATCAGTTGCATCACCAATTAATAATGTCACACTTGAGGATTTATACAAGCTGAATCAAGTTATGCAAGAAGTTTCAAGAAGAGAAAAAGCACTTTATTCTAAGTTAGGGTATCTTCAACAACTTGTAGCAAATACTCAAAAAGCTGCCAATCAATCGTGGAAAGCATCAATAGCAGAAGATAGATTGTTGTCTTGGGTGGAAACTATTGAAAGTCAACTGGCTGTTTATTCTAAAAATTATACAGAAGATAAAATCAGGAATGAATTGGTGAAGCTTCACGAAGAAAAGGCAAATTACCAAAATGCAGCAAAGGAAGCGTTGCAGAAAGTATTACAGGAGAAATTAGAAGTATCTCAAAGGTTAGTTCAATTAGAAGGACGTTTAAGCGAAACAGAAGAAGAGTGTCAGAGCCTTCATAATGTTGCTAAATACACTCAAACAGAACTTCAGGAACTGAGTAGTAAATACACAGAAGCACAGAAGAAACTGCAAGAAACTACCAACAAACTCATAGAGTGTGAGGAGAAAATGAATGACATGATACAAAATGCAGAACAAGAAAAGCAAGAACTTCTAAAAAGGCTTGAAGATCAGTCTAAAGTTGAAAAGAATCTACAAGCAAGACTACGAGATTCCAGATTAAATACTGTTAATATTTATAAGCAAATCACTGCCCTTAGAAATTACATGCAGATTTTGCAAGATATGAACTCAAAATTAGGCATGGGTGATGTAATGGATATAAAAGGTGAAGAAAATCCCATTGAAGCTATTAATACTATTCTTAATAAACTGAATTCCATTCATATTGATAATATGGAAATCGATTCAGAAACTAATCTTTATCCTTCAAAAGGTGAACAGGATAATCAAATTAACTCTCAAGATATTGATTCAAATCAGTTAACAAATTCTGATGTTCCCTTCCTAAAAGAACAATTAGATGATGTATTGGTTAATCATGATAACATAACAGAATACATTTTACCACCACCATCTAGAAGAACTTTAATTAATGGAAATGTAAATATAGATAATTCAGACATTAATTCAGAATCTGATACTAATTCAGATGCAACTGATGATATATTCAGTATTAGCAGTGATGGTATGAGCGAGGTATCTATTATAGAAATTAAGCAAAAAGAAGTACCATATAAAATGGAAGTTCGATTTGCATGTGAAGAAAATGATAAACAGTTGGAACTTTCTCAGCAACTTCAAGCTGTACAAAAGGCAAAAGAGAATGAAGAAATAGAAGTAATTGTTGAAAGCACAAACAATGTTAAGTCATTAAATGAGTCTGTAGAAATTGATCAACTTGAGAAGAAGGATGAAACAGGCAAAGATAGTAGTGAATTGACTGAAGAATGTGAAGAGGAACATTTAGAAGGAGAATATGTTAAAACATTAAAACCATTATCTAAAAGTGATACACAACAAAGTTTACATGCAAGAGAATTTGTATTGCAAACCTTTATAGGATCTATGGATTCTTTAAAAGTTGAGGACAACTTAGAATCACAGCAAGCAGTTAGAAAGGAGCTAGAAAACCTCAAAGATTGGTTAATTTGTGAACCTCATGAAGAAATTATAGAGAAATTAAAAGAATTATATTATCGTGCCAAGAATGAATCTCAAAGAATACAAGAGCTCCATGAAGAATTAGTTATTTTGAAAGAGAAGTATAGTGCATTCGTTGAAGAAAAAGCAGAACTCTCAAAGAAATATACAACTCTTGAAGCACAATGTGGTGATTTATTAAATACAGCTTATACTGTTCCAATACATTATGTAGCACCTATTGTAATTATGTTGATATGGATGCTGCTGgaaaaaatattctaa
- the LOC143177585 gene encoding zinc finger CCCH domain-containing protein 10 yields MKKLKKKSDSAKGGQVSKTASPLNVSGDASPTRVCRDFLRNVCHRGKRCKYLHERSEDDPVEEYTFCHDFQNGMCNWPGCKFLHCTESEEKRFRATGELPAHILSRLKNNNEKPEYPMCKDFIKGSCQRANCKFRHWKSEEPQHILITTSHHNVTRPQHNFNNNSNGESRRYEEDRNLHWQIEDQHNLVTNNGYNTSSHPPDYIGPPEPKRRIVSGETVVHFEASPLVGQHTAQPVTSGYYYPVIPRNEARAIVLEDENALLRKKIEELKKQVSDLTATNEFLLDQNAQLRMSGKRTANVTAVTVPAVTITNTVPPSQAPTPQQMVNAAVAAGTLRTVTASVATVPVSIATVAPVSIAAVSMAPVSMPPPIVTMAQQTITMSGSGPQATNQQPPNTQQPASLPLSISGATAPLVSYPIMTQELRPVLQ; encoded by the exons ATGAAGAAGCTGAAAAAAAAATCGGATAGCGCGAAAGGCGGGCAAGTGAGCAAAACTGCAAGTCCGCTGAATGTAAGCGGAGATGCATCACCCACACGTGTGTGCAGGGACTTCCTGCGGAACGTGTGCCACAGAGGGAAACGTTGCAAATATCTGCACGAGCGATCCGAGGATGACCCTGTAGAGGAGTATACATTTTGCCATGACTTCCAAAATGGGATGTGTAACTGGCCAGGATGCAAATTCCTGCATTGCACAGAAAGCGAGGAAAAAAGGTTCCGAGCAACTGGAGAACTGCCTGCTCATATTTTGAGTAGACTGAAGAATAATAATGAAAAGCCAGAGTATCCTATGTGCAAGGATTTTATCAAGGGCAGCTGCCAAAGGGCAAACTGCAAGTTTAGGCACTGGAAGAGCGAAGAACCACAGCATATTTTGATAACAACTTCCCATCATAATGTAACCAGGCCACAgcataatttcaataataacagtaatggagAGAGTCGTAGATACGAGGAGGATAGAAA TTTGCATTGGCAAATTGAAGATCAACATAATTTAGTCACAAACAATGGCTATAATACATCCTCACATCCTCCTGATTACATAGGACCTCCAGAACCAAAAAGACGAATAGTTTCTGGTGAAACTGTTGTTCATTTTGAAGCTTCACCACTTGTAGGTCAACATACTGCACAACCAGTCACATCAGGGTACTATTACCCAGTGATACCACGCAATGAAGCTAGAGCAATTGTTTTGGAAGATGAAAATGCATTATTAAGAAAGAAAATAGAGGAATTAAAAAAACAA GTCAGCGATTTAACAGCAACTAATGAGTTTCTCTTGGATCAAAATGCTCAGTTAAGAATGTCAGGAAAACGAACTGCGAATGTAACAGCAGTCACAGTTCCAGCAGTGACTATTACAAATACTGTTCCACCATCACAAGCTCCAACGCCACAACAAATGGTTAACGCAGCAGTTGCTGCTGGTACACTACGTACAGTTACTGCAAGTGTTGCGACTGTTCCTGTAAGTATAGCTACAGTCGCACCTGTCTCTATTGCAGCGGTTTCGATGGCACCAGTATCTATGCCACCACCTATCGTAACAATGGCTCAACAAACGATTACAATGAGCGGTTCAGGTCCGCAGGCGACTAATCAACAGCCACCTAACACACAACAGCCAGCGAGtttacctctttcgatatctgGTGCCACTGCTCCGTTGGTTTCTTATCCTATTATGACTCAAGAACTTAGGCCTGTGCTGCAGTAA
- the Dpck gene encoding dephospho-CoA kinase → MFIVGLTGGIATGKSSVAAVFREHGIPVIDADQIARKVVEPGKPAWHKIRKEFGPEVFLDTDELDRAKLGDLIFNDVEKRKKLNAITHPDIYREIYWQTLRLFLRGHQFIVMDLPLLFETGHMLNYLHKIIVVTCEEDLQLQRLIERTGFTEAKAKLRIAAQMSLEKKAEMANFVIENSGSELDTREQTIKIINVLKSSKYHWRLRFLLGFCCTILIAGVYWLRNRNFRLLSIIS, encoded by the exons atgtttatagTGGGACtgacaggtggaattgctaccgGGAAAAGTAGTGTTGCTGCTGTTTTTCGTGAGCATGGTATACCTGTCATCGATGCCGATCAAATTGCCCGAAAAG TTGTAGAACCCGGTAAACCAGcttggcataaaatacgaaaagaaTTTGGTCCAGAGGTATTCTTAGATACAGACGAACTCGACAGGGCCAAACTTGGGGATTTGATATTCAATGATGTTGAGAAGAGAAAGAAGTTAAATGCTATAACGCATCCAGATATCTATAGAGAAATATATTGGCAAACATTAAGACTTTTTCTACGAGGTCACCAGTTCATAGTCATGGATTTGCCGTTACTCTTTGAAACAGGGCATATGTTGAATTATTTACATAAAATAATCGTTGTAACAtg cGAAGAGGATTTGCAATTACAACGGCTTATTGAAAGGACAGGCTTCACAGAAGCTAAAGCAAAACTAAGGATTGCAGCCCAAATGTCTTTAGAAAAAAAGGCTGAGATGGCAAACTTTGTTATTGAAAATTCTGGTAGTGAATTAGACACTAGAGAACAAactattaaaataattaatgtcTTAAAGTCTTCCAAATATCATTGGAGATTACGTTTTTTACTTGGATTTTGTTGTACTATATTAATAGCAGGTGTATACTGGTTAAGAAATAGAAATTTTCGTCTTTTATCAATTATATCATAA
- the Haspin gene encoding haspin: protein MTMHHKLPIRTYERKRCKQVVIPLEKLHISEINNVCNANCISLKGDSSTTEIKEVNDDSCRDPFDTTFDRLAKKAKAKIQALKTCNKVSTNANNSSDYDSSTSIVVDHKNDSFHDFKLPNISIKSVEKKKRIRKKPIMKVVKKTVNKIDKRQRKVKKNTSLNKYESSKSRNKKKTVFANSKSDSLHISNIENDHNVNNKAPKNYPNKQYILENDINQCSVLLDGYSLLEWRKKMYNGKNNSLKETQRDISENYKTLKCTETIESNIDSLKYNNLNVKHCFVRIEQLKITSESKPFMFGKKCTNVISSTPIGKPLKSVRHLISETSLSPIRITYPEQSNGLALHIDNNSVTISNSRDINPLKCKQVKIDLGERCDLLKDSIRKEEISVSLICLENSNCSKYSLNKLEDSDKRNSVLLNVHDCSLNNINKEQGELTEISSKKHLESTKNTLVTEIKKDDVKDNVSLVSTQKHPVLDTVEKRPYLNFSVDVNRSHSLFQDTDESNSSLYQGNATKRTKRSSIINITNKESDNETCSNSVELNKSSPNINNNKVEISEMTPLKLTILDTSSSDTKLKTEEVDFKISVSNDILLRTNNSFINNDNNCNMIEPSVVLNQLQDPVRITRKRKQYCKWELDLISISEDHIESKKDQVYSETTSKSIKTKLPRKTLQPLETITENPINNRSNKIENVLYLKPGKSWARSLSILNNLKYESNLERLSVGKGRKWRFSVQDILNMQKQGVIQSCVRKNEELEENNEIIGKTQQELANKKSRTCDSTSLGRLSRRISVRVVPIHKTIKSVEDAPFLEVYGIIPVKGKRVSLICNRQKSSLCNIQNDDTSGHVIEEHIVSPAKEVILERCFQKDYIPFSIHFSDSYLEHCRKIGEGVYGEVFLYEHENKKSVIKIIPIEGSELVNGEPQKKFHEILSEIVIAKELHNLRFNTKYNTDGFVEVKNIKCIKGKYPEKLVELWNIYDEEKRSDNDCPSMFNDDQLFIVLELGHGGKDLEAFVFQTAEEAYVLFIQAALALAVAEKAVEFEHRDLHWGNILISRTNESHIYYKLGTKKIALLSKGVKVSIIDFTLSRVTYQGCSVFNDLASDPALFTAQGEYQFEIYRLMRDKIKNNWERFEPYTNILWLHYTLDKMITAVRYRRKNLKIHKNGLLKLEELKSEILTYSSAFNFVTNCDKIDSLLCTNMQPELA, encoded by the exons ATGACAATGCATCACAAATTACCTATTCGTACTTATGAGAGAAAAAGATGTAAACAAGTAGTAATTCCATTGGAAAAACTACATATATCTGAAATAAACAATGTGTGCAATGCAAATTGTATTTCACTTAAAGGAGATTCGAGTACAACTGAAATAAAGGAAGTCAACGATGACTCCTGTCGTGATCCTTTCGATACAACATTTGATAGACTTGCTAAAAAAGCAAa AGCAAAAATTCAAGCATTAAAAACATGTAATAAAGTCTCTACCAATGCGAATAACAGTTCTGACTATGATAGCAGTACATCTATTGTAGTTGATCATAAAAATGATTCATTTCATGATTTTAAGTTACCTAATATTAGTATAAAATCTGTTGAAAAGAAGAAGAGGATACGTAAAAAGCCAATAATGAAAGTTGTGAAGAAAACAGTTAACAAAATAGATAAAAGACAGCGGAAG GTAAAGAAGAATACATCCCTTAATAAATATGAATCATCCAAAAGCagaaacaaaaagaaaacagtATTTGCTAATTCAAAGAGTGATTCTTTGCATATTTCTAACATTGAGAATGATCACAATGTTAATAACAAAGCACCAAAGAATTATCCTAATAAGCAGTACATATTAGAAAATGATATAAATCAATGTTCTGTACTCCTAGATGGATATAGTTTATTAGAGTGGAGGAAAAAAATGTACAATGgtaaaaataattcattaaaagaGACTCAAAGAGACATATCAGAAAATTATAAAACATTAAAATGTACTGAAACTATTGAGTCAAACATTGACagtttaaaatataataatctaaatgtgaaACACTGCTTTGTTAGAATAGAACAATTAAAAATAACTTCAGAATCAAAACCATTTATGTTTGGTAAAAAGTGTACAAATGTAATTAGTAGTACACCAATTGGTAAACCACTAAAATCTGTGAGGCATTTAATTTCTGAGACATCTTTGTCTCCAATACGTATTACATATCCTGAGCAATCAAATGGACTTGCACtacatatagataataattcagTTACTATAAGTAATAGTAGGGATATAAATCCCTTAAAATGTAAACAAGTAAAAATAGATTTGGGCGAAAGATGTGATTTATTGAAAGATTCCATACGTAAAGAAGAGATTTCAGTATCATTAATCTGTTTAGAAAACAGTAATTGTAGTAAATATAGTTTAAATAAGTTAGAGGACTCTGATAAAAGAAATAGTGTTTTATTAAATGTTCATGACTGTTctcttaataatattaataaagaaCAAGGAGAATTGACAGAAATATCATCCAAGAAACATCTAGAATCTACAAAAAATACTTTAGTAACAGAGATTAAAAAGGATGATGTAAAAGATAACGTATCTCTTGTATCAACACAGAAACATCCAGTATTAGATACAGTAGAGAAGAGACCTTATTTAAATTTTTCTGTGGATGTAAATAGATCACATTCTTTATTTCAAGATACAGATGAAAGTAATTCTTCATTATATCAAGGCAATGCAACAAAAAGAACAAAAAGATCtagtataataaatataacaaacaAAGAATCAGATAATGAAACGTGTTCTAATTCTGTTGAATTGAATAAGTCAAGTCCgaacataaataataataaagtagAAATAAGTGAAATGACTCCACTTAAATTGACAATCTTAGATACTTCATCTAgtgatacaaaattaaaaactgAAGAAGTAGATTTTAAAATTTCAGTTAGTAATGATATCTTATTGAGGacaaataattcttttataaataatgacaataattgtAACATGATTGAACCTTCTGTAGTATTAAATCAGTTGCAAGATCCAGTTAGAATTACACGAAAAAGAAAACAGTATTGTAAATGGGAGCTTGATTTAATTAGTATATCAGAAGATCATATTGAATCCAAAAAAGATCAGGTATATTCAGAAACAACAAGTAAAAGTATAAAGACGAAATTACCTAGGAAGACATTACAACCTTTAGAAACAATAACTGAAAATCCTATTAATAATAGATCTAACAAAATAGAGAATGTTCTGTATTTAAAACCAGGTAAATCATGGGCAAGGTCATTATCAATTttgaataatctaaaatatgagTCTAATTTAGAAAGATTATCTGTTGGTAAAGGCAGAAAATGGAGATTCAGTGTTCAGGACATCTTAAATATGCAAAAACAAG GCGTTATTCAAAGTTGTGTAAGAAAAAATGAAGAACTAGAAGAAAATAACGAAATAATTGGTAAAACACAACAAGAATTGGCTAATAAAAAAAGCAGAACTTGTGATTCTACTAGCCTTGGACGTCTTTCAAGAAGAATATCAGTTCGTGTTGTCCCAATTCATAAGACTATAAAGTCTGTAGAAGATGCTCCATTCCTTGAAGTTTATGGTATTATTCCAGTAAAGGGTAAACGAGTTTCATTAATATGCA ATCGACAAAAATCATCACTGTGCAATATTCAAAATGACGATACCAGTGGTCATGTTATTGAAGAACATATAGTTTCACCAGCAAAAGAAGTAATTCTTGAAAGATGTTTTCAGAAAGATTATATACCATTTTCTATACATTTTTCAGATTC GTATCTAGAACACTGTCGAAAAATTGGAGAAGGTGTATATGGTGAAGTTTTTCTTTATGAACATGAGAATAAAAAATCTGTCATAAAAATTATTCCCATAGAAGGAAGTGAACTTGTTAATGGGGAACCTCAGAAAAAATTTCACGAGATATTATCAGAAATTGTGATTGCAAA AGAATTGCATAATCTAAGgtttaatacaaaatataataCTGACGGATTTGTAGAGGTAAAAAACATTAAATGCATTAAAGGAAAATATCCAGAAAAATTGGTAGAACTTTGGAATATTTACGATGAAGAGAAGCGTTCGGATAATGATTGCCCTTCAATGTTTAACGACGatcaattattcattgttttgGAACTCGGTCACGGTGGAAAAGATTTAGAAGCGTTTGTATTCCAAACAGCCGAAGAAGCTTATGTTTTATTCATACAG GCTGCATTAGCATTAGCAGTCGCagaaaaagctgttgaattcgaACATAGAGACTTACATTGGGGCAACATATTGATATCTCGAACAAATGAGTCccatatatattataaattggGAACTAAAAAGATAGCATTACTTAGCAAGGGTGTAAAG GTATCtatcatagacttcactctttcgAGAGTAACATATCAAGGGTGTAGTGTATTTAATGATCTCGCATCAGATCCTGCACTTTTTACAGCTCAGGGAGAATACCAATTTGAAATATACCGTTTAATGAGAGATAAAATTAA AAATAATTGGGAAAGATTTGAGCCATACacaaatattttgtggttacaTTACACATTAGATAAAATGATTACAGCTGTTAGATACAGAAGaaaaaacttgaaaattcaTAAAAACGGTTTATTAAAACTTGAAGAATTGAAAAGTGAAATTTTGACATATAGTAGTGCCTTTAATTTTGTAACAAACTGTGATAAAATTGACAGCTTGCTGTGCACTAACATGCAACCTGAACTCGCATAG